One part of the Eublepharis macularius isolate TG4126 chromosome 16, MPM_Emac_v1.0, whole genome shotgun sequence genome encodes these proteins:
- the B3GNT9 gene encoding UDP-GlcNAc:betaGal beta-1,3-N-acetylglucosaminyltransferase 9 gives MRVQLKGDAICTLFLVIALCTMLYSQLGHTTIREEKRSSQRKPPAAPRMFHAPIALQEQLNAEVTAAKPRINSEVKHARVGIQEDPVTTPSTVTPSAFDFKHYLRSKDNRKFELLVNQPKKCRRNPDGPFLLIAIKSLVEDFDRREIVRKTWGREGPVNGMQVQRVFLLGIPKNKTSLPMWETLVRQESQMYRDVLLWGFLDTFFNLTLKEIHFLSWAEEFCSNAKFIFKGDVDVFVNVENIVNFLEKQDPSEDLFVGDIIYNAHPIRVRKSKYYIPESMYGLDVYPAYAGGGGFLLSSSTMKKLSKACGEVELFPIDDVFLGMCLQRINLKPILHEGFKTFGITKPSAAPHLQTFDPCFYKDLMVVHSMKVAEIWLMWNLLHNPRLSCTQKKQVKKVFQWKTRAKRHAKGYAA, from the coding sequence ATGAGAGTTCAACTCAAAGGTGATGCAATCTGCACACTGTTCCTAGTGATAGCTCTTTGCACCATGCTCTATTCCCAGCTGGGCCACACGACCATTAGAGAAGAAAAGAGGAGCAGCCAGAGGAAGCCACCAGCAGCTCCCAGGATGTTCCATGCTCCTATAGCCCTCCAGGAACAGCTGAATGCAGAAGTGACCGCAGCAAAGCCCAGAATTAATTCTGAAGTGAAACATGCCAGGGTGGGAATCCAAGAGGACCCAGTTACCACTCCCTCAACTGTGACACCTTCTGCTTTTGATTTCAAGCATTACCTTAGAAGCAAAGATAATCGGAAGTTTGAACTTCTTGTTAATCAGCCAAAGAAGTGCAGGAGAAACCCAGATGGCCCCTTCTTGCTCATTGCCATCAAATCACTGGTGGAGGACTTCGACCGCCGTGAAATTGTACGGAAAACTTGGGGCAGAGAAGGGCCTGTCAACGGAATGCAAGTGCAAAGAGTCTTCCTTCTGGGGATCCCAAAAAACAAGACGTCACTTCCGATGTGGGAGACCCTTGTCCGCCAAGAAAGCCAGATGTATCGGGATGTCCTCTTGTGGGGCTTCCTGGATACTTTCTTCAACTTGACCTTGAAAGAGATACATTTCCTAAGCTGGGCGGAAGAGTTTTGCTCCAATGCCAAGTTCATATTCAAAGGGGATGTCGATGTTTTCGTTAACGTGGAAAATATTGTCAACTTTCTTGAAAAACAAGATCCCTCCGAGGACCTTTTCGTTGGGGACATCATCTACAACGCACACCCCATCCGAGTGCGAAAAAGCAAGTACTACATCCCGGAGTCCATGTATGGGCTAGACGTGTATCCAGCCTATGCAGGGGGTGGTGGGTTCTTACTCTCCAGCAGTACCATGAAGAAGCTCTCCAAGGCCTGTGGGGAGGTGGAGCTGTTCCCCATTGATGATGTCTTCTTGGGTATGTGCTTGCAAAGGATCAACCTGAAGCCCATTCTGCACGAAGGATTCAAGACATTTGGAATCACCAAACCTTCTGCTGCCCCTCACTTGCAGACTTTTGATCCCTGTTTCTACAAAGACCTCATGGTAGTCCACAGCATGAAGGTCGCTGAAATCTGGCTGATGTGGAACCTGCTCCATAATCCACGCCTCTCTTGCACCCAGAAGAAGCAAGTCAAGAAGGTTTTCCAATGGAAAACCAGAGCAAAACGACATGCAAAGGGTTATGCTGCCTAA